The Molothrus ater isolate BHLD 08-10-18 breed brown headed cowbird chromosome 2, BPBGC_Mater_1.1, whole genome shotgun sequence DNA segment CAAAGAGAGATCAGAGTTTTAATTGTTTGTGTAAATTCCTTGTGTGTTAATTCCTTGTATCACTGTTTCCACAGCTCTGAAGAGACCACTTTCCCTCTAAAGATGGCTGCTGATACCTCTGTTGATATCCTTCAAAAAGTTCTGGAGAATGAAATACTTCAGTCAGCCAAGGTTGTGGAAGAACATCTGGATGCTGAACTACAGAAGCTTGACCAAATGGATGAAGATGAATTGGAACGCCTTAAACAGAGGAGACTTGAGGCCCTAAAAaagagccagcagcagaaacaagtAATTTCTGTAGTACAGACTCTTGATGTGTAGAGTGTAACAGAATTTTTGGAAATTGTTTATGTGAACTAagtgttttggggttgtttggttggttttgtggatttttccctttctctcccttctgtgtttattaattttaaattatccAGGAAAGTAAGTGTCTGTCCATGTGTGCATGCTTTGTGTTCTTTAACAGGGGGAGAGAAGCACCTCTGTGATTGTTACAGTAAGGAAAGGATAAGGAGTTTCATACATAGATTTGAGTGTGTCCCTGTTTACTGAACATTGCTATCTGGAAGCATAAGTCCTGTAGGCAACCCAACCATAAGGCTTTAGGCTCCTTCTGAAGTGTCTTCCTTCCGAAGCTTCTGAATTATTACTTACAGCATGTGATATGTGCCCTCCTGTTAAGGTATTTTGTAGAAGGgtgaaatgggatttttccttgtttctagGCTGGAATCATTTGTCACACTCCTTCTGAGCCAAGAAATCTTGGCTTTGTATGACTGCTCATTTCCTCTTACAAGAAGGAACTACTCCCTTGGGACCTGACACCTCATGTCAAATGAGGTCTTTATGCTCCCTCAGAGCTCTTTTTGAATAGTTTACACTATAATTTTGGTAACATATGGTGTGAGACCTGAATTATAAGTAAGAAGCTGTAGGTTTCTCAGCTTATTCCATCTAAGCTAACCTAAACAAGAAATTTATTATGGTGGGGGAGAAGTGGCTTGGCTGAAAGGAGATCTTGGCTGTGATGGAGTCCTTAAAAGCTGATGGCAGACTTTGAAATGGGAATGCAGTGAAATGTCATGGCATGGCTGGGATGCTGGAGGACAGGCGGTGCCAGCAGCTTTGGTTCTGTAAACACAGAAATAGAGAACACTATTCAACACTATTCACTTGTCTTCAGCAGTTCAGTTTATATTTGAGTCTAGTGTCTTCCTTTTTCAGAAGTCATAACTCTTAGATGTCCTTGGATGTGAACATGTGATAGGTCTCATGCAGAAacttcttcatgggtttgggcTTAAATCACTGTTCTCACTCGCTTTCAAATGCAAATGTGGAGTAGGATACTGCTCAGTAAAAGGAGTGTGCTGTCACACTATTCCAGAATAAATCTGTGGACAGGGGAATTACTGCATAATCACTGTTGAGGGATAACTGAGTTCTTGATTTGAATCATGATGACTTCTTCATATGCTCATACTTCCATGAATTTTTAATGTATACAATATTCAGGAGAGTCTTTGTTCTATCCTAATTTAGCTTACAGGATATCTTTGGTTCGCTTGGAAAcgttttttttctttcacctttttaAGACAAAACTGCAGGATTAAGAACAGTGATTCATCTAAATTTTTCCCCCATTGGAAAATTAAGGTTTTTGTCAAATTTTGTCATACTGCACTATTTCTAATCATGTAGATTAGCCTGTACTTGTTTAAATACACTGCAATTACCCTTTAGTAATGTAGAGGCTGtgagttttttcctttaagtgtGTTTGTTGAAAATGTGGAAGATTAGCTCTTTGGAAACTGTGTATGCACACTTAATCAGACAGTTATTGAAGTTACCTCTAAATTTTAGTTTGTGACACTCTGTTTCTCTATCAGTGTTATGACTGATGGTGCACATGTGTTTTCTGCATGATATTCTGTGAGCCTGGTTCATGTTAAGATCCCTTCAGTGTATATTTGATAGGTAAACATCATTTATTGCAGATGAGTTAGTAGGCTTTTTCTCTCACTGattttttaagagtttttgTTGTATTCTTTGAACTACTCTTGTCTTACTGAGAGGCTGCATTGCAGAATTTTATGTAGCTCTGTACAAGATTTGTATTTACAAATAAGTAAGGTGGCCTTATCTGTGtatctttaaaacaaaactaaagGGGAGAAAGTAATTAGTTTCTCCACTACTATATGAAATGGGTTTTCACTGCAGGCCTCCTCTTCCATTTTCTAAAAGCTGTAGAGTTTGCACCACAGATAGCCTAACAACCTCCATACTAATTATTTGCTCTCATGTTTTTCAAGGAGTGGCTTTCAAAAGGACATGGAGAATACAGAGAAATTCCAAGCGAGAGAGACTTTTTCCAAGAAGTCAAAGAAAGTAAAAACGTGGTTTGCCATTTCTATAGAGATACAACATTCAGGTATAGTAACTAAGCTGTACTGAAGAAACTTTTGTTTAAAGATGTCTACaaaaacaaatgtgttttttgttctttcaaatCTCAGTCATGAACAAGCATTTTTAGAAGTATTCACATTGCTTCATTATAAATCTTAGTTGCTTTTCAagacatttgattttttttaatgtatttttccacTACAGTTAATCTGAACATGATTGGATAACAATTCATATTCTGCTACATAGTTGATTAGAACACAGATGTTTAACCTCTTTGACAGTATTTGAGAGAGTGCTGTGTTTCATTATTGATTTAGTTTGAGGCAGTTGGGTCTGTACCTGTAGACCATTCAAGAGCAGCCTTTCAAAAAGATGGCTTTGGTTACTCCAGATCTGGGTGGTTCTggcaaacaggaaaatatgCCCTAAATCTTGTCTAGACATCTTGAGAATTTAACCTTTTACTTTGAAAGGATCAGTTGCAGCTGCTTTCCCTTTGTGCCTGTGCCTTTGTGATTCTGTCACTTTTTTTAGAGTGTGAGACACCAAGATCTGAGACTATGTGGTGACTCAGAATAGGAACCCAAACGAAGATGTCCCACTTCCTTGGAAGAATTTTGGAAGTTCTGGGCTGTAGGCTGTTCCTCACTGGGTCTCTCAATGTGTTCTGTTAAAATGCAGTAACAAAGTAGAGTAGTTTATTGAAGGAGGAGCCAGTTGTCCTGGTTTTggttctttggggttttttttccccccagaggTGTTATGTTCTCCCTAGCTTATAGAATATAAACTGAAACATCTTCCATGTGTGAAATTGAAAGAGGTCAAGGCTGGATTTTGCAGTGAGGTATCTGTGTCCTACATTTCCTACGTGTTTAAAGCAGTTGTGTTTGGCTAGTTTTTACTCAAGAGGGTGAAAGGCTATCACTGCAAATAAAGTAGCTTAGGACAGGTTTTGGTTCTTGTTTCTTGAATCAGCAAAGTGTGTAGGCTCAGACAGGAAAAAGAACTGCTGAGAAAGTGCTTTGTAAAGTGTGTCATGCTGACAAACAGGTTGAAGCTCATGTGTTGGGTTTACCAACCACCTTATCAAGTTGCTTTCATCTTTGCCCAGTCCAGCTTTTTTGATCTGTTCAGCTCTCCTCTCAAGTTTAAGGACAGTCACATCACAGAGTTCATGCAGCTGAGCCAACCCACTTCAAGAAGACTATCCAGAAAGCTGAGATTGCAGGTGATGAGTCCATGAATCTCGGTGGTCTGACAAGTATTTTGGGAGTTCACATCACTGCCCCATGGCTGAGAAACAGTAGTTGTATGCTCACTCCTATTCCATGGCAACAGAGAAGCCAAGTATTTTTGCCTTTAGCACTATTGTGCAAAGCAGTCTGTGCAAATCACTTTTCTTTACTTACACCGAGTTACTGCATCTCAGCTGTGAAGGTAGTGACTGCAAAAATCCAGAACACTAACACATTGAGAGTACTTCTCTGAAGAAATCTTCTACAGAGAAATTTTTCCAGTTGACAGGCAGTGAAGCTAGAGCTGGAAGAATAGAAAGAACTGTCATCAGTAAGTGCAGGCCTCCAGAAATGAGGGTGAGGCTTCCAGGTGTACGGAAGgtaattaggaagaaattagaGAAAGGGATGGTATAATTATACAGTAGAGGTGCTCCAAGCTGTTCCACTATTAGTCATTAAATCCAGCTACCTCTGAAACATAGTTTGTCTTGAAACTAAATTCTCTATTACAGAGGTAATGTCTATATTACCATGATAGAACTAGTTCTTTACTGCTCCTTTCAAACTTCCTCTCAAATGCATATTCGTCAGCTTATTCATTCTAACACTTTATATATTTTGGGTTAATTTTTCCACAGGTGCCAAATAATGGACAAACATTTGACTGTATTGGCAAAAAAGCACATTGAGACAAAATTCTTGAaattaaatgctgaaaaatcTCCTTTCTTGTGCGAAAGACTGCGCATCAAAGTAATTCCCACTCTAGCACTAATAAAAGATGGGAAAACACAGGACTACGTCGTGGGCTTCACTGACCTCGGTAACACTGATGACTTCACTACAGAAACCTTAGAATGGAGATTAGGCTGTGCAGATGTAATTAATTACAGGTAATTAAGTCTTTTGTGATTCCTTTGGTTTCAGATTAAGTACAAAGAGAATGACCTTGCAGACAGGGGAATCTGAAAGGTTGTAATTTTATTATGTTGTATGCTAAAAAAGACATGTAAGAGTTTAATATAGTTACTTAATCTGTGTGCTTCATCAAGGGAAAGAAGATAATCTCTTTGGCAAAGTATTGAGACGTTATAATGAGTGTTGAGGTGTCCTTTttttagagtaataaaaataaacccagtTCTTGTCATGAGGTGTAGGGAGTAGCAGTGATGCTCTGATATGGCTTCAGTGTCATGCATGTAATGTACCCTATAGCATCTAGAGATGCTTCATGTCACAGTTGCAATGCAGTGAAGTCTGAGCATTTTTCATCCACTTCAGAGAAAACTCAGCAAGTCATCCTTAAACTGCATCTAAGTCAGTATTACATACATGAATGTACCTTTTTCTTCAACAAACTGtagtgaaaatggaaaataattcgAATAAGTGTAAATAAACTGAGTAACAGTACAATATAATCATCATAAGTACCTTGTTAAAGACTACAgaacaaaaggcagaagaaCATATCTGTCACCACAATCGCCTAACTTTACCGGAGAATTATTTACCAAAATTCTACTTTCCTTTCCAGTGTGGTTCAAGTGTCATCTCTCGTTTTAGGTTAATTTTGCTCTATTGTTTTGAATGTTTTTAgtgcacttttaaaatttaaatttcattacctaatttatttaaatgtctaatgaaataaaattttggcAAGAAGTATTGTATCTTAAAGCCAAAGAAACTACTAGTCAATTTGGCTTAGTAGCTGTTGAACTTTGGGTGAAATGACTGAAACttacaattttaaaacaacTGATATTTCCCAGTTCAGTGAAAAGCAAATATGCAGAGACAGCTTGGATGCAACAGCCTTTTATGGGAAAAATCCTTCACTGGAGTTGTATCAAGCACCGCTGAATTTTCTAAATGCTGATTCATTGGCTTATGGCATAATGTTACTTCTTCTTGACTCTACTAGTACTGTGTATTTGTTCTTAGCTCCTTGTGGAGTGGGGGAATTTTGTTCTTTGTTCCTTTTGGCAGACCCTGGCTTTGCAATGCAAGCCTCATTTCCAAACTGTTCTGAAACAGTTCCCACTTCCCTCTCTCTGGAGTTCCTGAAAAGGGCATAGGCCTCCTCAGAGCTTAGAAATAGTTCTTTTCCTTCAACCTGTGGGATAGCAGATGGTAAAAGGGTATACTTTATTTAGGGGAAAAATCAGATTATTCAGATCAGATTATTTGCCCAAAATCAGGATTCAAGTGGTATGTTAACATATGTGATTAAGTTGCAATCTGTGAGCTGTATATTTAGGATTAATATCAGCAAAAGAGTATTAACATTTTGTAAAGAACTACAAATTTCTAAACACCCCTTTATAGCTAATCGCAGAAGGTTGCAACTGTTGTAATTGCTCGCTCACTCACTCACTTGGATGCAAACCCCTCACAGGTCATGTGAGCAAAAGCAGGGCACACCCTTTTCTGAGCAGCCTGAGGGGATTCCCCTCCTTGCACAACCCTGCTGGAAGAGAAGTAGGTGCTCCAGTTTCATGTGAAACCTGCTGCTTCCAACAGGGAACACAGGCCCATTCCCATGGATGCACATGCTGCTGAGAGAGCCCCTGCAGGATCATGGGGGCGCTCTGAGGCGTGAGTTCCTGCAGGGAAGAGATAGCAGAGCTAGCACAAGGTGCCTTCTGGCAAACCCAGTTCTGACTCCAGAGTCCTTGTTAGCAACATGTTAGCTTCTTTTGTGCTGGTGCTTCCTCACCTGTTTTGAAAAGTCTCTCTGTAATTCCCTAATTACAGTTAATCTGACAGACTGTTGTCTTTAGAATGATGAGTTTGCAGGAAAAGCCTTTTCATTTTACAGCTCCATTTACAGGTGCTGTTTACTTTCACACTCCTGTTTTAACTCGAGTTATCCAGGCCATTTTGACCAGGATGTGCTATGCTAGCAACACCACAGTGCTGCTTAGGGTACAAGTAGGCATCGTGTTCTCTTAGACTGTGTTTTTCTGTAGAAACAGGTCATTAAACATGATGCTTACTGTCTGGATGAATATGGCTTTAATCAACTTGTCTTACCCTTTTTCTGTAGTGGAAACTTGATGGATCCACCTTTTCAAAGTCAAAAGAAATATGGAACAAGCTTTACAAAGCTGGACAAGAAGACCATCAGAGGAAAGATATATGATTCAGATTCTGATGATGACTAGAAGAGCCActaaatatatttgtaaatcATCTTTTGTTTATGCGTGGTACATTTCTAAGAATGTTTTTTATAAAGCTTACTGCTTTTCATTACATCTGCAcataattctcatttttctatACAGTTTTATACAACTGagtcacagcaggaaaaagcttaagtattttttttcctcttttggaaGTCATTTGTAATTTGAAAATCTTAGTCCTTCTACCTAAA contains these protein-coding regions:
- the TXNDC9 gene encoding thioredoxin domain-containing protein 9 — protein: MAADTSVDILQKVLENEILQSAKVVEEHLDAELQKLDQMDEDELERLKQRRLEALKKSQQQKQEWLSKGHGEYREIPSERDFFQEVKESKNVVCHFYRDTTFRCQIMDKHLTVLAKKHIETKFLKLNAEKSPFLCERLRIKVIPTLALIKDGKTQDYVVGFTDLGNTDDFTTETLEWRLGCADVINYSGNLMDPPFQSQKKYGTSFTKLDKKTIRGKIYDSDSDDD